The stretch of DNA TTGCGTTAATGTCGCAGTAAATTCTTCCGGCAGTATCCAGATCAAGAGAAGCATCATCCCTGACCTCGTAATTTTTTAAAATGGTGTGTTCGATAACGTATTCGCAGTTCCAGTTCCAGAGCCCGGCATTGCCGGATTGTTGAATCTTGGGGAAGATCGTCGCGGCGTCAAAGGTGCAGGAAAAGAAATCCGCATTGATTGTGCAGGGTAAGCCGTTCTTGGTTCTGGTAAGATGGGAATCAAGGTTGGAGGTCATCTCATCTTCCCACCTGAGGACGGATAAATAATAATAGGGTGGTTCCTGGCGGATCATGGTCTGACTGCCGTCTTTGCTATAGGTGAATACCGGATTGGCGGTAAAGTGCTCACCGGGTAGAAAAGTGGTGGCGGTTGGGTCTGTTCCTCCGGTATCCGGCGGCGTGGTTTCACCCACATAGGTCAGATAGGTGCTGAAATGATTTGTCTGGATAGTCACCCGGTTTGTTTCAGTGTCACGCGAAATAACGGTGAATACTTCCCAGGTTTCCTTTGTCGGGTCGGCATACATGGCTCCGACAGTCAATTCGGAATAACCGGTGCCGTCCACATAGCCGTCGCTGTCGATATCGGCGTATGGCAGAACCAGGGTCACCGGTTTTTCAAATACCAGGTCAGCCGGGCCGAATTTGGCTGAAGACCCCGTGTAAATTAAAGCGTTTGGGAGGCTCCCGACATTGCTGGCACTGGAAATGGTAATTTCCTGCGTAGTCGTGAGGGCGCCCTGGGGCACGATGATTTTTGCGCCGTACAGATCACTTGCAGGATCAGTGACCTCAAGCGAGCCGCCTGCAGGGCCAATGCTGGCGCTGTATTCAGCTGAGCCGGAGGTCGTGTTTTCAGATGTTTGAGCAGGAGGGTCCTGGTCGCCGCCGCCGCAGGAGATCATTGTAAAGCACAAAGAAAGAACAAACACCCGGGTGAGCAGGGATTTCATCTTGGCAAGTCTATAGTTGTTGCATGTAGATTTCATGAATTATCCGGTTGATAAATCGATTCTGAATAATGAGGAGGTTTAAATGCCTGATCGGCATAAAACTGAATTTATTAAATGAATACTATCAAATTAAATGATTCTGTCAGAGAGGAGAAGAAATTAATGATCCGGGAAAATTATTTAATCAAACAGGTCGATTCCGGACTGAAGGGAAAAACTCCTTACGAAGTCAGGGGAGATACGTTAAGCTATGTGTCATCCTGAGTCAGGATGCACACCGTACTTTTCCGACCGCAAAACTCAAGAAATTTTTTTTGAACTACTGCCTATAAGCCGTTATCAGGATACTATTATGCATATGAAGAATAAACCCCAGGCGCTTTTTCTTTCACCCCAACAGTTGTTGCGGGATATCATTTTATTTCCTGTTGGCAGCGCCCTTTGCGCTATCGCCATCAACGGCATTCTGATTCCGCAGGATTTCGTCACCGGCGGCATTACCGGCGTCTCACTGATAATCCATAAATTCATGCCGGGGGTCAACGTCGGCTGGATTTATCTGATTCTCAACGTGCCGCTGTTTACCCTGGCCTGGATGGCGGTGGGGCGGCGCTTCTTTGTTTACAGCATTTTCGGCACCCTTTCTCTGACCCTTGCCATCGCATTTGTTCAGGTCAACATTAATCTGGAAGACAGGATGCTGAATGCCTTGCTTGCTGGTCTGATTCTTGGGGCAGGAGCCGGGATTTGTCTGAGAACATCCGGATCGCAGGGCGGCACGGATATTCTCTCGGTCATGCTCCTGAAGCGGTTTTCCATAAGTATGGGGACTACGATTCTGGCGATTAATGCCATGGTTTTACTGCTGATATCAGTCTATTATTCCATAGAAAGCGTGCTCTATACGCTGATTATTCTCTATGTCAGTTCCCGGGTGATTAATATAGTGGTTACCGGCCTCAGCCAGCGGAAGGCGGTGTTTATCATTTCAGCGCAATGGGAAGAAATATCGCAGGAGATTCTCAAGGACATCAGGCGCGGGGTGACGATTATCAAAGGGGAGGGCGGCTATACCAGGAAGGAGGAACATATCCTTTACGCGGTAATTACTTTTACAGAAATCGGTCAACTCAAACGACTGGTTCACAATATCGACCCAACGGCGTTTATCGTGATCAGCGATACCCTGGAGGTGTCAAACTACCGGATCGGAAACCAGCCGCACTGGTAGCTAAACAGGCTGGACCGTCATGAAATTTACTGCTGACAGGGAATTCTCAAGGTAAAAGTTGAACCTTTCCCTTCTTCACTCTCCAAGAATATCTCGCCATTATGTTTGGCAACAATTTCCTTGATGATGCTCAGTCCCAGGCCGGTGCCGACCCCGTCTTCCTTGGTGGTGAAGAATGGTTCGAAGATTTTTTCCTGGATCGATTTCGGCATGCCGCAGCCGGTATCGGTGATCGACACAAGCACTGCATCGCCGTCCTTACGGGTGGTGATGGTTATCGTCCCCTGATCTTTAATGGCATGGGCGGCGTTGACCAGGAGATTCATGAACACCTGGCCGAGTTGGTTCGGGAAACATTCAACCTGCGGCAGGTCGCCGTAGTTCTTTTCAACGGTTGCTTTGTACTTCAACTCGTTCCAGGCGACGGTGAGGGCGTTTTCCATGCAGTCGTTGATGTTGACGGGGCGCGAAGTATCCTGTTCTTTGCGGCAGAATGATTTGAGCCCCTCGACAATCTTCTTGATTCGCTCAACTCCCTCCAGGCACTCGGAGATTATGTCCCGGGCATCCTCCATGGCGAAATCGATTTTGAGTTTTTTCCTGGCCTGGCGCAGTTCGGTTATCTTTTCAGCGGGCAGGTCCTGAACCGTCTGGTCCTGCATCTCGATAAATTCGGAAAACTTGTCGAGATACTTGTTCATGGTGCCGAGATTGCTGCCGATATAACCGGTGGGGTTTTTTATTTCGTGGGCCACGCCTGCGGCAAGATGGCCGATGGTGGCAAGCTTTTCCTGCTGGATCAGCTGCTCCTGGGAGGATTGCAGCTCCTTGTATGCCTTCCGGAGTTCAAAGGTCCGTTCATCCACCAGGCGTTCGAGTTCAATCTGGTATTCTCTGTTCTCAATTTCAAGCTTACGCAGTCGGAGGGCGTTTTTCACATTGATGATGACCTCCATCTGCTCAATGGGCTTGATTATATAACCATACGCACCATTTTTAAGGGCCTGGAAAATAATCTCCCTGTCATCCACTCCTGAAACCATAATTATTGCAATATCAGGGTATTTATCCCGTATTATTTCTTGAAGTTGCAAACCATTCATTTCCGGCATTTCGACATCCAGCAAAATGAGGGCAAAATCATCCTCTGCAAGAAGAGCCTGTGCGTCATTTCCACTGTTCACCGTCCGGCAGGAATAGCTTTCCTTTTCAAGCAAACGCGACAACAAGTCACAGAGCTGCTGCTCATCGTCGACAATTAAAATACTTTCGCTTGCTGTAATAGACATATGATGTTTCTCCTGCATCGGTGGTTGTTCAAATCAGGATTCAACCGTACCATCAAGGACCATTCTGACCTTGTTTGCAAGAATCTTCTGGCTGAATGGTTTCTGTACAAAATGTATTCCTTGGGCCAGCACACCGCGGTGAACAATTATATCTGCCGTATATCCAGACATGAAAATGGTTTTGATTTCAGGCTTAATAGCTTCAACTTTTTCCATCAACTCCCTGCCGTTCATGGTGGGCATCACCACATCAGTCAGAAGCAGGTGTATTGGCTTATCGTATTTTTCAACAAGCAGGCAGGCCTCATCTGGAGTGGCCGCCATGAGGGTGGTATAGCCGAGCGTGCTCAGTATTCTGCCTGCTAATTGAAGAATCTGAATCTCATCCTCGACGATCAGTACTGTCTCAGTGCCGTTTAAATGTTCTATGCCGGTGGACACTGTAGTTTCATCCACAGCACCTGAAAATTTTGGCAGGTATATTTTGAAGGTTGTGCCCTTTCCTGGTTCACTGTACACATTCATGAATCCATTGCTTTGCTTGACGATCCCGAATACGGTGGAAAGGCCGAGTCCGGTTCCCTTTCCTTCCGCTTTGGTGGTATAGAAAGGTTCAAAGATATGTTCCTTGATATCGTCATCCATGCCGACACCGCTATCACTGAAGGATAGCATCACAAAGTCACCGGGGATGAAGCCTTGATGCATCTGACAATATGATTTATCCAGCGACATATTGGCGGTTTCCACGATTATTTTTCCAACTCCATGAATGGCGTCACGGGCGTTGACCGCCAGATTGGTGATAATCTGATCAAACTGAGAAGGATCGATTGAAACATTCCAGAGATCGGCAGCGGAAATAATCTGGAGATCAAGATCCTCACCCACAAGCCGTCCCAGCATCTTCTGGGAGAATTCCAGCAGGTCGTTTAGATTCAGCACCTTGGGGTTGATGGTCTGTTTTCTGGCAAAAGCCAGTAACTGCCGTGTCAGTTCCGCCGAACGTTTTCCGGCCTTTAAAATTTCCTGGATGTCCTTGTAAAGCGGATCAACGGGATTGAGGCTGCACAAAGATATCTCGGCATAGCCGTTTATGACGCTCAGCATATTATTGAAATCATGGGCTATGCCGCCGGCAAGCGTGCCAACGGCCTCCATCTTCTGCGCCTGGAGTAACTGCTTTTCGCTTTCCAGTAAATTTTCTTCGGCCCACCTGCGGGCAAGGCTCACGGCAATGTTTGCAGTCAGACCTTCGAGGAATTCAATCATTTCAACAGTGAAAATATCCCTGCGGTGGTCGCTCAACTGGAGAAGACCCACGGTTTCTGTTTGGATCTGAAAAGGGATTAGTGCCATGGATTCGTAACCCATACTATCGAAGCAGTTTTGCATGCGATCCAGCTGAGATATTTCTGTGTTCGAGGCAAGGAGATGGCTGATACTGTTCGTCCAGAAGCTGCCGCCCCTGGTGAAAAACGGCTGTGTTGGGTCGGTTCTGCCGCTGATGACATAGCCGCACATGCATTCAAGGATTGCCTTACCCTGGTTATCACGAAGAATGCCTCCGTCCTGATCTTGGGCGCAAAGCTCGTTTTCCATATCGACAAATTCCTGCGAAAAACCTGTTGTCTGGTAATAGGGGAAATTCTCGCCATCTTTCAGGCGAATTCCAACAGCTTCGGCGCCGGTGAATTTTCTGATCAGCTTTATGACCTCATGGATAGCCTCCAGTTGCCTGGTGGGCTGGTTCAGGATGGCCAGGACCTGAATCGCGTCCGCCTGCTGATTCTTTTCAATCAGAAGCTCATTTATACTTTTTGCCTGTTCCAGCCTGGCCTTGAGTACCGGAGAAACAATGCTACCGATAATTTCCAGCATTGCCACATCGTTCTCGGTGTAGGCGGTTTTTTTGTTGGCAACCTGAAAGAGTCCGATCACTTCGCCGTTCAGTTGGATGGGCATGGAAATATGGCGCTTTATTTTAATGTGCCCTTTTGGAGTGTGGCTGGATTTCTCGTTGGAATAGTTGGATTTCTTTTCCCGGATTGCCCGGGGAAAGCTGCTATCTCCCCAGGTTTCTATTGGAAAGACAATTTGCTTGTTCGAGATTCGGCATTGATCCCAGACGTGCCTGGTCATTGACGGAGCAACCAGGTCGCCCGCCGCATTGATGTATCCGAACACTCCGTACGGACTTTTCATTGTTTCAAGTACGGCATCCAATACATCGGCATACATTTCATCATTCGGTTTGGTGAGGAAAATCTCATTGATTTTATTGCGGATTTCCAGCTGCTGTTCGCTCCTGGTGAGTTTTTGTTCTGTTGTCAGTTCCCTGATAGCCCTTTTCAGAATTCTGGGCAGCAAATTGATGAACTTGGCGTCCTTGATCAGGTAATCTCTGGCGCCGAATTTCATCATTTCCACAGCTATCTTTTCGTCGCCATGGCCGGTCATGATGATAAAGGGAACTTTTTTTTGCTCGGCGATGAGCCTTGTCACGACATCTTTGCCCGTCATATCCGGCAGCAGATAATCCAACAGCATGAAGCCCTGAAACCCATCAAGCATCCTGGTTATCGCCTCCTTGCCGGTATGGACGCCCTCGGCCTGTAGATCGGCTTTGCGCAGGATTTTGACGATTAAATGATTCAGGCCTTCGTCATCTTCAACCACTAAGATCGGTAGACTGTTATCCTCGTAAATTTTTATGGTGTTTTCCATTGCAACTCTTCCAAGCCTATTTGTTTTTGCCGTTAATGTGGGGGATCTCAACAACCAACAGAAAAAGCCCCAGTTGCTTGATTGCCTCGACAAACTTATTGGAATCAACGGGTTTGGTTATATAATTGCTGCAACCCAGACTGTGGCAGAGATTCACCTCCTGCGGATCATCCGTGGTGGTCACCATGATCACCGGTATTTTGCGCAATTCCTTGTCTGCCTTAATTTGTTTTAAAACCTCAATGCCGTCGATTTTCGGCATTCGGATATCCAGGAGCAGCAAGTAGGGAGTATCTGGTTCTCTCTGAGGTCCATTCCCCTTTCTGAATAGAAAATCCAGCACCTCCTGGCCATCCTTGAAATGCAGGATGGTATTATTGATTCCCGCCCGTTTCAGGTTTTTCTGGATAAGGGCGGCGTGGCCCTCATCGTCATCTGTTATAATGACTGTCATTTCTTTTTTCATGTTTTGTGCTCCTGATTTGTATCGAAGGACTTCTAGCCTATCTCTTGTCCCGGTAATTCCACATAAAAGCTGCTGCCTTTTCCAGGTTCCGACTCCAGCCATACCTTGCCATCCTGTCTTTCGAGAATACGGCTGATGATATTCAGGCCTAAACCCTCGCCTGAACTTGCGGCGGGATTGAGTCGGTGGAACAGTTCAAATATCTTATTCTGATGTTCGGCAGCAATGCCGATGCCGTTATCTGTCACGCAGTAAACGGCACGCCCATTCTTAATCTGCCCGGAAAGACTGATTCGACCAGGGCGATCCGGATCAAAATATTTTAAGGCGTTATCAATAATGTTTGAGAAAACCTGGTTGAGCTGGTCTGCATCTCCTCTGCACGGCGGGAGCGGGCTTAGGTCAACAATTACCCCGGAGGCATTGATCTGGTATTCAACTGATGCGAGGACATCCTTCATCAATCTGTCCATGTCGCAATCCTCTATGTCGAGAATAGCGCGGCCAAGGCGCGACAGGCCCAAGAGACCGGCAAGCAGCGCATCCATTTTGTCGATGCTTTTCTGGATGTATTTAAGGGATTCAGGGATATCTTCCAGCAGTAACGGGGCAACCTTCTTTTTTGCTTCTTCCCCGGAAATTTCTCCGTCCTCGTAAACATCCACAAGCTCCTTAATGGCGTTCTCGAGTTCCTTGCTGAACCCCTGCACATTAACCAGAGGCGAACGCAGGTCATGGGAGGTGACGTAGACGATCTGTTCCAGTTCCATGTTTTTTCTGGTGATTTCGGCGGTGAGCTTTGTCCGTTCTTTTTCCACCTGTTTACGTTGGGCTATTTCTGTCTCTAACTCGTCCCGGGAAGCAGTAATATTTTTAAGGTTCCGGGTCATTTCATTGAAGGAGTGGGCCAGTTGGCCAACTTCATCAGTGGTATCTAGTTCTATTTTATGAGCCAGGTCTCCTTTGCCGATCCGTTCAACCCCCTCACGTAACTTGGACAGGGAACGGATAATGGTTTGCGAAATAAAAAATGCAAGCAGAAGTCCCAGCAGAATCAATATCAGGGTAGTAATAACAATTTTGTTTCGCAGGGAACGGGCTGGTGCCATAACCTCATCCAGGTCATTTTCCACCATCAGTATCCAACCTGACCCGGGATAATGCTTATACCCCTTGGACCTGGAGAAGGAATACAGTTTTTCCTTGTTCCCCTGGGAAATGCCTGCGAATGAATTATCTTTCCCCTGCAGCCGGTTAAAATATTTCCAGGAGGAAAAATCCTCCATGAACCGGTACGGTCTGGTTCTGTAAATGACTCTGCCGTCCGAGGTAAGTAGCGTAATCTGGGAGGTTTTGTAATGTTTGGTGGCAAGCTCTACTGAGCGGATTTTCGCCTTAATATCTATTTCCGTCTTAAGCATTCCAAAAAAATTGTTTGTGTCATCAACGATACGGAAAGATACCGGAATCCCTTGGGTATGCGAAATTTTATTCATACCCCCCAGTTCTTCGATGTACATCTCCTGCTGTTTCGATTCCTGCCACCATGTCTCTGTATCGTGCCGGAAGTGGTCGATCTGGTCGGTTTGGGCGATACTTGCGCCATATCGGTTGGTTATCAGAATATTGGCCAGACTCCGATTGCCATCCTTGGTTTCGTGAAAGGTTATAAACTCATCCCGGAGTTCATTGGCCAGGTCGTTGGACATCAGTTCCTGCTGCACAGTATTTGCCATATCGCTGGAAGCTCCAGTCCATTGACTTTCCATTTCAGCAAGATAATCTTCAATGTTCTCCAGCTGTTCAAACCGGGTGTTTGATGCTGCGACAATCGAGATTACCCAGTTGCGCCTGGTGGCAGCCCCAACTTCCATAATCTTGTCGTGAATGCTCTGATCAATCCTTTTCATGATCCCTTCAGCTTCAAAAACAGCCTCCCTGCCCACATTTTCTAACAGGGATTTGCTGTTCATGGAGGATATATGAAAACCAAGGGCTGCGGTCAAGGCCAGCACAAGCAGAAACCCGGCATATAATTTTGTGCTTATCTTCATCTATAATTTTTTCTGAGAAAAGTTAAGTTGCCGTCCTGAATTCGGGTGGGATGGAGAGGCAACAGAATCTCCTGGCCACCGGGCTCAAGTTCCTGATAGCCCAGAACTCCTGAATACATAAAGCCCTGGTCAAGTATGTGCTTGATGTTCCTGCGCGAAACCTCCTGCTCATCAATCAACCCGGCAAAAATTTTAACAAAATCGTACCCATTGGCGGCATTGTGGCTGAATGGTTTGTTGTATGTGGATTCGAATTTTTCCTGGAAATCTCTGGCAAATTGATAATTCGGATTGTAAACAATGGGAGCCAAAACGTAGACTCCTTCAGCTTCAGGGAGAGTTGTGACCTTTGGATTGGCGCCGCCGCTGGGTGTTATAATAATCCCCTGATAATTCGCTTGCCGGAGTTGTCTGATCCCCATGGCAACGTGCTTAACGAAGCCGGCCAGATAAACGGCCTGCATCCCTTGCACGGCTTCAATCTGGGGGGTCATGTCCTGAACATCATTCTGAAAGACGGTTTTTATTATCTTTACGCCCGTATCGGCCAGATTTTTTTCAAGTGCTTCCACCACGGAGTTACCGTAGGGGTCATCCAGGTTGAATATTCCAAGGGACTGCACTTTTAATTCACTGAGCAGACGCTGCGCCACTCTGCCCTCTTCCCCGGCAGTAATGAAATGTCGGTATACCCACTCATTTTTGATGAATTCAGGTGCCGAGGTGTTCAGGCCAACCAGCACTACCTGATGCTTGGCTGCCAAGGGTGCCAGTGCTATACTGACATTGCTGTGGGTGGAAACATAGAGCACCGGTTTTTTACTGCCGTTCTCAAGACGTTCAAAGGCCGCTTTAGCCTCTTCAGGATCTGTTTTGGAATCTTCGATAAGCAATTCGATTTTACGGCCGTTTACACCACCCTGGGAGTTAATCTCGTCAACTGCCAGGAGCATGGCATCCCGCAGGTCCACCAGGTGGCTGCCATAGCCCGAGAGCGAGATGATGGCGCCGATTTTGATCGTCTCTTTTTCCCTTGACTGGAAAAGCAAGAAAATCACGACAAGTAGGGCCGCGAAGAACAGGCCGAGAAAAAGTATGTTTTTTTTTGGGGGCCTGTTTCGATCAGCCAGGTTCATAATCTTTCCTCTATCCGGATTTCCGCCGAACGCTTACCGCTCCGTTATTACATGTCCGGGTGCCGATAGAGGATTCCGCCTCGCATCATGCATCCCGGTGTAAGCAACCTGCGGATTCAGTTTTAAAGTGTCTGATATAGGCGTGACATTATCCGAGGGAATACTGAATAAAGTTATTGCTCACATAAAGTAGTTTTCAACCTTACTGGTAATGTTAGGATTACAGGAGAAACAAAGTCAAGAAATTATAAACAACAATGATAGGGAAGATGACAAGGTAGAAGGCAGGCCCGGGATCATGATGGGTTGGTAGAGGCAATGTATTTCGTGAATTTCAGACCGGAATGATTTGCGCCCAATGCAGAACGCCGTCGGTGAGTTGCGTGGGGATCTGTACATACACCGTGGTTCCCAGCCCTGGCTGTGAGTCGATGGCAACGTTGCCGCCGATGAGGGTAGCCCGCTCCTTCATGCCGGTTACCCCGAGTCCCTCGGATTCTTCAAGCTTCTGCATGTCAAAGCCCTGGCCGTTATCCTGAATCGCCAGGGTTAAAGCCCCTTCCTGGTATCTCAGCGCCACATCCACCTGGGTTGCCCCGGAATGCCTGGTGACGTTGGTCAGCGCCTCCTGGGTAATCCGGTAGGCCGCGGTTGCAATGGCGTCGCTTACCTGGGGCACCTCATTATGGGAAAAGGTGCAGGAGAATTCGCTGCGCTTTTCCAGATCATTGGTGAGCCATTCAAGGGCATCGATAAGGCCAAGATCATCAAGAACGCCGGGGCGGAGGCGCGTGGCCATGCCGCGCACCTCGTCGATGGTCTTATCAATGAGTTCGGTCATCGACTGTGCCCGTTCCGAGCCTGGGTTGTCGGCGTTTTGCAGGCGGTTCTGAATCCATTTTGAGTCCAGGCGCAGGGCGGTGAGGATCTGGCCCAGTTCATCATGGAGTTCCCTGGCAATGGCGCTGCGCTCTTTTTCCTGGCTGTCCATGATGCTTCCGGAAAGGCGCCGGAGCTGGCTTTCGGCTTTTTTGAGAGCCGTGATGTCCGTTGAAATGCCGCAGATGCCGTTGATCATGGTTGCATGGTCATACAGGGGAAATTTTACTGAAAGATAATAGTGGAGGCCGTCATCCTGGGGTATTGTTTCTTCCATCTGGCACAGCCGGTTTTCCGCAAGGGCCAGCCGGTCGTTTGTCCAGAACTGGGTGGCAATTTCCGCTGCAAAAATTTCATGGTCTGTTTTGCCGATTGTTTCTTCGGCCTTAACATTGAATATTTTTGTAAACTGCTGGTTTATGAGGATATATTTACCCTCGGTGTCTTTGAGGTAGATGATTGCCGAGGTATTGTCCAGTATCGCCTGCAAGCGTTCCTCGCTGTCCCGTAATGCTTCTTCGGAGAGCTTCCTCTGCCGGATCTGATCTTTGAGTTGAATAAGCTTTTCCTGGAGTTCTTCGGCATGGGTTGTAATCAGATTTTCCCGGTCCTTGTAATAATCAACTTTTTTCTTCAGATCCTCAGGAGTAAGGCTTAACGATGCAAGAATCTCGCCGTATGCGTCCTGCAGGGCCTTGGTTTCCGCAGGAGTGAAGATTATTTTCCGTTTCAGGGCGTTATAAGCGGCGGCGCTGCCGATTGTGCCGGCAAGGGATTTTTCAACCGCATTACAGAGATCCGCAAGATTGAGAACCGAGATCGTTTCGCTGTTTTTTATTTTTACCTGTGCCATGCATTTCTTAAGCATTGATCCTGCTTCACGGACCGGGAAATACTGACAGAGCAGGGCGTTGATGATCACCTTTTTTTCTTCAAGATCAACATAGGAAGTCTGCTCGTAAGTCGGGCTCACCGAGGTTCCCAGGGACAGGACATCGACAAAATTGTCGGCCTGGCGTTTTTCTTCATCCTTGACGCCACAGCATAATGAGCCAAGAACATAGAGGCCAATATTAAAGAACATCGACCAGAGAACCGCGTGACTCATGGTATCCAGTCCGGAAAGTCCGAAGAGCTGTTCAGGATTCAGGATGCCGATTCCCCACGGGCCGCTTTCCAGCCACTGGGTGTTGGCCCAGCCGCTTTTAACAAAGGAAGGAACTATCAGTGTATGAATCCAGAGGATTAATCCGGCACCTAAGCCGAGCATGGCGCCATATTTATTGCCGCGACGCCAGAAGATGCCGCCAAGGATCACCGGCGCGAATTGCAGAGCGGCGGTAAAGGAAATTATTCCCATGCGGACCAGGGAAAAAGACGGGCCGACGATGCGTTCGAACCAGTAGCTGCTCAATATGATCATTCCAACTGCCACCCAGCGGGAACCAAGAAGATGCCTGCGAAGAAAAGAGAGTTCGTGGGCGAGGTCGATAACCGGTAATAAGAGATGATTGGTACACATGGTGGAAAGGGTCATGGCGCTGATCATGATCATGCTGGTCGCCGCGGAAAAACCGCCGATGAAAACCGCCAGAGCCAGCCAGGGCTTGTCGTAATGGAGCGGTATGGCAAGAACATAGGTGTCTGCGTCCTGAATCGGCAGTCCGGTGAGAATCCCTGCCTTGGCAATGGGCAGAACAAAAATGTTTATCAGGAACATGTAAAGCGGGAAAAGCCACATGGCGGTGCGGATATGGTTTTCGTCGGAATTTTCAACCACGGAAATATGGAATTGCCGGGGCAGGAACATGATCGCCGACATGCTGAGAATCATATAGGTTGCCCAGGTGATAACCGAAGGGTTGTTGTCCTGGCCACTGGTAAGATCAACCTGTTCGATGCGATGAAAATGCTCGAAAATGTCTTCGAATCCATTAAAGACGAAATAGGTTATGAAAATTCCCACAGCAAGAAAGGTGACAAGTTTTACCAGGGATTCCACGGCAACCACGACGACGATGCCCTGGTGCCTTTCCGTGGGATCCAGGCGTCTGACCCCGAAGATGATAGTGAAAACGGTCATCAGGGCGACGACGATTGGCCCGACATTGTCGCCAATCCATGAAAAGGCCGGTCCGGTTGACGTGGTGATGATTGCAAAGGTGTTGATCACCGCCTTGAGCTGCAGGGCGATATAGGGCACGGTGCCCACCAGGGCGATGATTGTTGCCAGGGCGGCAAGCAGTTGTGATTTGCCGTAGCGTGCGGCAATAAAGTCGGCGATGCTGGTTATGTGCTGGCTGTTTTTGAGCCGCACCAGTTTCCTTAAGATTGTCCACCAGAGGATGATCATCAGGGTGGGACCCAGGTAAATCGTCAGGAAGAACATCCCTGAGGTGGCGGCGTTGCCCACACTTCCGTAATAGGTCCAGGTGGTGCAGTAGATTGCCAGTGAAAGGGAGTAGACAAGGGGGTGGTTTCCCCTTGCGCCTCCTGAAACGGATCTTCGCTCAACCCATAGGCCGATCAGGAAAAGGAAGCCGATATACAGAAACATCACGCTTATGATGGTTGCGGAATGAAACAATGTTTGCCGTCAGGGGATGATTTTTCTCTCAGACTGAGCGGGACTATTAGAATCCATGGGCAAGCCCGGTCACTTTTCAGTTTGATGAGTTTTTTTGTTGTTAACGTTTGAGGTTGTCAGAACCCGGCTGATGAAAAATTGGATCAGGATGGCGATGCCCCAGACCAGAAAGAGAAAGAAAAACATCCGGTCCGGATGGATCTGATTATCGCCACGCAGAATAGGCAGAAAAAAGAGGAACAGGCAGCAGAAGAACAGCAGGACGTGAAATTCTTTTTGTCCAAGCAGGGTTGACAGGCGTTTCATCAGGATATTCCCTTCCAATTATTTGATAATTTTTTATGAGTATAAAGAAAAAGAACTTTTTTGGAAAGGTATATTCTAACTTCCTGTAATCAAAGATTATTTGTGATTGAGAGGATGGGGGCAACCGCTCTGCTTATTAAGGGGAGTAAGGTTTTTTAAGTTTTGTTCCGAAGGATGGAATCGCCAGGGAAA from Pseudomonadota bacterium encodes:
- a CDS encoding PAS domain-containing protein, which produces MFLYIGFLFLIGLWVERRSVSGGARGNHPLVYSLSLAIYCTTWTYYGSVGNAATSGMFFLTIYLGPTLMIILWWTILRKLVRLKNSQHITSIADFIAARYGKSQLLAALATIIALVGTVPYIALQLKAVINTFAIITTSTGPAFSWIGDNVGPIVVALMTVFTIIFGVRRLDPTERHQGIVVVVAVESLVKLVTFLAVGIFITYFVFNGFEDIFEHFHRIEQVDLTSGQDNNPSVITWATYMILSMSAIMFLPRQFHISVVENSDENHIRTAMWLFPLYMFLINIFVLPIAKAGILTGLPIQDADTYVLAIPLHYDKPWLALAVFIGGFSAATSMIMISAMTLSTMCTNHLLLPVIDLAHELSFLRRHLLGSRWVAVGMIILSSYWFERIVGPSFSLVRMGIISFTAALQFAPVILGGIFWRRGNKYGAMLGLGAGLILWIHTLIVPSFVKSGWANTQWLESGPWGIGILNPEQLFGLSGLDTMSHAVLWSMFFNIGLYVLGSLCCGVKDEEKRQADNFVDVLSLGTSVSPTYEQTSYVDLEEKKVIINALLCQYFPVREAGSMLKKCMAQVKIKNSETISVLNLADLCNAVEKSLAGTIGSAAAYNALKRKIIFTPAETKALQDAYGEILASLSLTPEDLKKKVDYYKDRENLITTHAEELQEKLIQLKDQIRQRKLSEEALRDSEERLQAILDNTSAIIYLKDTEGKYILINQQFTKIFNVKAEETIGKTDHEIFAAEIATQFWTNDRLALAENRLCQMEETIPQDDGLHYYLSVKFPLYDHATMINGICGISTDITALKKAESQLRRLSGSIMDSQEKERSAIARELHDELGQILTALRLDSKWIQNRLQNADNPGSERAQSMTELIDKTIDEVRGMATRLRPGVLDDLGLIDALEWLTNDLEKRSEFSCTFSHNEVPQVSDAIATAAYRITQEALTNVTRHSGATQVDVALRYQEGALTLAIQDNGQGFDMQKLEESEGLGVTGMKERATLIGGNVAIDSQPGLGTTVYVQIPTQLTDGVLHWAQIIPV
- a CDS encoding sensor histidine kinase, with amino-acid sequence MKISTKLYAGFLLVLALTAALGFHISSMNSKSLLENVGREAVFEAEGIMKRIDQSIHDKIMEVGAATRRNWVISIVAASNTRFEQLENIEDYLAEMESQWTGASSDMANTVQQELMSNDLANELRDEFITFHETKDGNRSLANILITNRYGASIAQTDQIDHFRHDTETWWQESKQQEMYIEELGGMNKISHTQGIPVSFRIVDDTNNFFGMLKTEIDIKAKIRSVELATKHYKTSQITLLTSDGRVIYRTRPYRFMEDFSSWKYFNRLQGKDNSFAGISQGNKEKLYSFSRSKGYKHYPGSGWILMVENDLDEVMAPARSLRNKIVITTLILILLGLLLAFFISQTIIRSLSKLREGVERIGKGDLAHKIELDTTDEVGQLAHSFNEMTRNLKNITASRDELETEIAQRKQVEKERTKLTAEITRKNMELEQIVYVTSHDLRSPLVNVQGFSKELENAIKELVDVYEDGEISGEEAKKKVAPLLLEDIPESLKYIQKSIDKMDALLAGLLGLSRLGRAILDIEDCDMDRLMKDVLASVEYQINASGVIVDLSPLPPCRGDADQLNQVFSNIIDNALKYFDPDRPGRISLSGQIKNGRAVYCVTDNGIGIAAEHQNKIFELFHRLNPAASSGEGLGLNIISRILERQDGKVWLESEPGKGSSFYVELPGQEIG
- a CDS encoding ABC transporter substrate-binding protein, which encodes MNLADRNRPPKKNILFLGLFFAALLVVIFLLFQSREKETIKIGAIISLSGYGSHLVDLRDAMLLAVDEINSQGGVNGRKIELLIEDSKTDPEEAKAAFERLENGSKKPVLYVSTHSNVSIALAPLAAKHQVVLVGLNTSAPEFIKNEWVYRHFITAGEEGRVAQRLLSELKVQSLGIFNLDDPYGNSVVEALEKNLADTGVKIIKTVFQNDVQDMTPQIEAVQGMQAVYLAGFVKHVAMGIRQLRQANYQGIIITPSGGANPKVTTLPEAEGVYVLAPIVYNPNYQFARDFQEKFESTYNKPFSHNAANGYDFVKIFAGLIDEQEVSRRNIKHILDQGFMYSGVLGYQELEPGGQEILLPLHPTRIQDGNLTFLRKNYR